In one window of Hevea brasiliensis isolate MT/VB/25A 57/8 chromosome 10, ASM3005281v1, whole genome shotgun sequence DNA:
- the LOC110670514 gene encoding mitochondrial outer membrane protein porin 2, with the protein MSKGPGLFSDIGKKAKDLLTKDYSSDQKFSVCTYSDAGVVLTSTAAKKGGLSTGDVAALYKYKNTLFDVKIDTESNISTTLTITEILPSTKTIASFKFPDYNTGKLEVQYFHDHATFSTALALNKSPAVDVSATIGTPTIAFGAEAGYDTTSGNFMKYTAGISVTKPDSYASIILGDKGDSIKASYVHHLDQSKKSAAVAEISRRFSTNENTFTVGGLYSVDHLTVVKAKLNNYGKLGALLQHEVIPKSLLTISGEFDTKALDKNAKFGLAIAVKP; encoded by the exons ATGAGCAAGGGACCGGGACTCTTCTCCGATATCGGCAAGAAAGCTAAag ATCTATTGACAAAGGACTACAGCTCCGATCAGAAGTTCAGCGTCTGCACTTATAGCGATGCCGGAGTG GTCCTGACATCAACAGCTGCAAAAAAAGGAGGGCTCTCAACTGGTGATGTTGCCGCACTGTACAAATACAAGAACACTTTATTTGATGTTAAAATTGATACAGAATCCAAC ATCTCAACAACCCTCACAATCACTGAGATTCTTCCGTCCACTAAGACTATTGCCTCATTCAAATTTCCTGACTATAATACTGGCAAG CTGGAAGTTCAATATTTCCATGATCATGCAACCTTCAGCACAGCCCTTGCTTTGAACAAATCTCCTGCAGTTGATGTTTCAGCCACCATTGGTACCCCAACAATTGCTTTTGGTGCAGAAGCAGGCTATGATACTACTTCTGGTAATTTTATGAAGTACACTGCTGGCATTAGTGTGACCAAACCAGATTCCTATGCGTCAATAATTTT GGGTGACAAGGGAGACAGTATCAAAGCATCATATGTTCATCACCTGGATCAGTCAAAGAAGAGTGCTGCTGTGGCAGAGATTTCTAGAAGGTTTTCCACAAATGAGAACACTTTCACAGTTGGAGGCTTATATTCTGTCGATCACCTGACAGTGGTGAAAGCAAAGCTCAACAACTATGGGAAACTTGGGGCATTGCTGCAGCATGAGGTCATTCCAAAGTCGTTGCTGACAATTTCTGGTGAGTTTGATACCAAGGCCTTGGACAAAAATGCGAAGTTTGGGTTGGCCATTGCTGTCAAGCCTTGA
- the LOC131169420 gene encoding cytosolic sulfotransferase 5-like has protein sequence MRPSNRAEVTGVMRSKNPLYSLITATIALMPSTVKGVYSLNHKEFDELPKENFWDVADIFKWEGFWYGFHQIESIKAFQSHFQACDDDVILASFLKTGTTWLKALCVSIMGRQSSHHQQLGGDEEEEEKDLLVRNISHFYVPTLEVQVYEDASHPDLSGRGLGTPSPRLFHTHLPYNTLPDSIKNSKCKIGYITRNPKDTPVSFWHFFNKILRPGQDPFPFEKAFESFCNGVHVYGPFFDHILSYWTENLKMPHKILFIKYEDLKSNPMQQVKKLASFLGKPFEEGDEEEIEKVIWRCSFERLKNLDVNQNGAICKVPNSFLFRMGTVGDWKNHFTPEMSQRLDQIALMKLQNAGLDLEMNV, from the exons ATGCGACCCTCAAATCGAGCTGAAGTGACTGGAGTAATGAGATCAAAAAATCCCCTTTACTCACTGATCACTGCCACTATTGCTTTAATGCCTTCCACGGTGAAAGGTGTCTA TTCCTTGAACCATAAAGAGTTTGATGAGCTTCCTAAAGAAAATTTTTGGGATGTCGCTGATATTTTCAAATGGGAAGGATTTTGGTATGGTTTTCATCAAATAGAAAGCATAAAAGCCTTCCAATCCCACTTCCAAGCATGTGATGATGATGTCATTTTGGCTTCCTTCCTGAAAACTGGCACAACTTGGCTTAAGGCCCTTTGTGTCTCCATTATGGGACGCCAATCCTCCCACCACCAGCAGCTAGGTGGTGATGAGGAAGAGGAGGAGAAGGACCTTCTTGTTAGAAATATTTCTCATTTTTATGTACCAACCTTGGAGGTCCAGGTTTACGAAGATGCTTCACATCCTGATCTGTCTGGTAGAGGCCTAGGCACGCCATCACCTAGACTCTTTCATACTCATCTTCCTTATAATACCCTTCCTGATTCCATTAAAAATTCCAAGTGCAAGATTGGTTATATAACTAGGAACCCCAAGGACACTCCAGTGTCTTTTTGGCACTTCTTCAATAAAATACTGAGACCTGGGCAGGACCCATTTCCCTTCGAGAAGGCATTTGAAAGTTTCTGCAATGGGGTTCACGTCTATGGACCTTTCTTTGACCATATTTTGTCTTACTGGACAGAGAACTTGAAAATGCCTCATAAGATACTCTTCATCAAGTATGAAGATCTCAAGAGTAATCCTATGCAGCAGGTGAAGAAGCTAGCTTCATTTCTTGGAAAACCATTTGAGGAAGGCGATGAGGAGGAGATTGAGAAAGTGATATGGAGATGCAGTTTCGAGAGGCTCAAGAACTTGGATGTCAACCAAAACGGTGCCATTTGCAAGGTGCCAAATAGTTTCCTTTTCAGGATGGGAACTGTTGGAGATTGGAAGAACCATTTCACCCCCGAGATGAGCCAGAGACTTGATCAAATTGCACTCATGAAACTACAAAATGCAGGCCTTGATCTTGAGATGAATGTTTAG
- the LOC110670533 gene encoding 60S ribosomal protein L26-1, translating to MKYNPRVSSSRRKNRKAHFTAPSSVRRILMSAPLSTDLRQKYNVRSMPVRKDDEVQIVRGTFKGREGKVVQVYRRKWVIHIERITREKVNGSTVNVGINPSKVVITKLRLDKDRKSLLDRKAKGRAAADKDKGTKFTAEDIMQSVD from the coding sequence ATGAAGTACAATCCTAGGGTTTCATCTTCCCGGCGCAAGAATCGGAAGGCCCATTTCACGGCCCCCTCCTCCGTTCGCCGGATCCTCATGAGCGCACCTCTCTCCACTGACCTCCGTCAGAAGTACAACGTCCGATCTATGCCGGTACGCAAAGACGACGAGGTGCAGATTGTGCGTGGCACATTCAAGGGTCGCGAGGGAAAGGTTGTCCAGGTCTACCGTCGCAAGTGGGTCATCCACATTGAGCGCATCACCAGGGAGAAGGTGAATGGCTCCACTGTCAACGTCGGAATCAACCCTTCAAAGGTTGTCATCACCAAGCTCCGCCTTGACAAGGACCGCAAGTCTCTGCTTGACCGCAAGGCCAAGGGTCGTGCCGCCGCTGACAAGGACAAGGGCACCAAGTTCACAGCTGAGGATATTATGCAGAGTgttgattaa